One Serinicoccus chungangensis genomic window carries:
- a CDS encoding YlcI/YnfO family protein: MSTDNSRPMTPEQEYEFYADPRNQEPQGPARRRKRPLSAPVPVRFPADLLEEVKRAAEADDRSVSAWIRRAVEHELSRPA, translated from the coding sequence ATGAGCACTGACAACAGCCGGCCGATGACGCCGGAGCAGGAGTACGAGTTCTACGCCGACCCGCGTAACCAGGAGCCCCAGGGGCCTGCGCGTCGTCGCAAGCGCCCATTGAGCGCACCCGTGCCGGTGCGCTTCCCAGCGGATCTGCTCGAGGAAGTCAAGCGCGCTGCGGAAGCCGACGACCGTTCAGTCTCCGCCTGGATCCGTCGGGCTGTCGAGCACGAACTGTCTCGCCCCGCCTGA
- a CDS encoding DUF7010 family protein, with amino-acid sequence MSGLEEALVDLARSNYSGAVFLLAYGTTWLACAALWRATEPKWAVTATLFQGMVALPVALGISAWLGMFETRPGGELITQLGILISVSQLLVLPLLIVLTVRGRYTLVPLLFSLAGAVHFVPYAWLYQSLLYILLPIVLALGLAVIYGTDRPTADGDDMSTTGAGRVCALTGVALLLTGGLAIAAPI; translated from the coding sequence ATGTCTGGCCTCGAAGAAGCCCTGGTCGATCTCGCGCGAAGCAACTACAGCGGGGCGGTCTTCCTCCTCGCGTACGGCACGACCTGGCTGGCTTGCGCCGCACTGTGGCGCGCCACCGAGCCCAAGTGGGCGGTAACGGCCACCTTGTTTCAGGGGATGGTCGCCCTACCCGTCGCACTCGGCATCTCGGCCTGGCTAGGGATGTTCGAGACAAGACCGGGTGGCGAGCTCATCACCCAGCTAGGGATCCTGATTTCTGTTTCTCAACTACTCGTCCTGCCGCTGCTGATCGTGCTGACGGTGCGAGGCCGCTACACCTTGGTTCCGCTCCTCTTCTCCCTCGCCGGAGCAGTGCACTTCGTACCGTACGCGTGGCTTTACCAGAGCCTTCTCTACATACTGCTCCCCATCGTTCTCGCGCTCGGCCTCGCCGTCATCTACGGCACCGACCGCCCCACGGCAGACGGGGACGACATGAGCACTACTGGCGCGGGCAGGGTATGCGCACTCACCGGGGTGGCGTTGCTCCTAACCGGGGGGCTCGCGATCGCTGCCCCGATCTAG
- a CDS encoding SigE family RNA polymerase sigma factor yields MSPVIEVEDDFAAFVGAHQLTLQRAAFLLCGDREVARDLVQEALTRTAARWSKVRDGMPLAYTRRVLYTVHVDRWRRHGAELATQDPPEQVDVDGRSWADSIAVRQVLQQLPPRTRAVVVLRYFEDLDVATTAQTMGISEGTVKSQTSNGLARMRELLSEVSTDV; encoded by the coding sequence ATGAGTCCAGTGATCGAGGTTGAGGACGACTTCGCCGCTTTCGTGGGCGCGCACCAGCTGACGTTGCAGCGGGCGGCGTTCCTACTGTGCGGTGACCGTGAGGTGGCCCGCGACCTGGTGCAGGAGGCGCTGACCCGGACCGCGGCCCGGTGGTCGAAGGTCCGCGACGGAATGCCATTGGCGTACACCCGTCGTGTCCTGTACACGGTGCACGTCGACCGGTGGCGCCGGCACGGTGCGGAGCTGGCCACGCAAGATCCGCCCGAGCAGGTCGATGTCGACGGCCGGTCGTGGGCGGACTCGATCGCGGTACGACAGGTGCTGCAGCAGCTGCCGCCCCGTACCCGGGCGGTGGTGGTGCTGCGCTACTTCGAGGACCTGGACGTGGCGACGACGGCCCAGACGATGGGGATCAGCGAGGGCACCGTCAAGAGCCAGACCAGCAACGGTCTGGCGCGCATGCGAGAACTGTTGAGCGAGGTGAGCACGGATGTCTGA